CGCGGTGGCTCGCTGTGGCGGGACACTGCTGTGTACGCTGTGTCCATATAACCAGCATGAAGACGCCGTGTCCATATAACCGGGAGGACCAGTGGCTCAGCTCACGCCGGATGCCAACACGCCACCCCGCCGTGGTCGGGGTCGCCGACCCGCCGACCAGGTACGGGCCGAGATCCTCACCGCCGCCGGCAATCTCCTGCTGGCCGAGGGCATGGCCGGCTTCACCATCGAGAAGGTCGCAGCCCACGCCGGGGCCAGCCGGATGACGATCTACAAATGGTGGCCCTCCAAGGGTGCCCTCGCCCTGGACGGCTACTTCACCGTCGTCGCACCCACCCTGGCCTTCACCGACACCGCCGACATCGTCACCGACCTGACCAACCAGCTCGTCGCCTTCGTCCACCTCATGCGGGACACCTCCGCCGGGCGGGTCATCAGCCAACTCATCGCGCAGGCGCAGACCGACCCGGAACTGGCCACGGCGTACCGGCAGCGCTACTCCGGCCCTCGCCGGGCCCTCGCCGTCGACGCCCTCACCAAGGCCATGGCCCGCGGGCAGCTACGCACCGACATCGACCCCGAATCCGTCGTCGACCAGCTCTGGGGCGCCTGCTACCACCGGCTCCTCGTCCCCGACCTGCCGCTCACCGAGGACTTCGCCCGCACCCTGGTCGCCAACCTCATCCGCGGACTGCGCTGACCGCCAGGTCACACCACCGGGCCACGCCAGGGATCGACCGTGCCCTGTGGGCGGTCGCCGCGCAGGGTGATGCGGTGTACGACCCGCCGGGCACCCCCGTAGTCGCGGTTGGCGTAGTGCGCGGTGCTGCGGTTGTCCCACATCACCACGTCGCCGGAACGCCATCGGTGTCGCACCAGGTGCTCGGGCTTGGTGAGGTGGGCGTAGAGCAGGTCCAGGATCGCCCGGCTCTCCGCCTCCGACACGCCAACGATGTGCGAGGTGAAGCCGGGGTTGACGAAGATTCCCCTGCGACCGGTCTCCGGGTGCACGCGTACGACGGGATGCTCCACCGGATCCAGCCGGGTGACGACTTCGCCCTCCCACACGTTGCCCCGACCACCACGACGCTGCGCGAGGTAGTAGCCGAATTCCCGGTTGCCGTCGTGCACGGCGACCAACTGGTCCACCAGCCGCCGCACCGGCTCGGCGAGGGAGTCGTACGCGAGTTGGCTGTCCGCCCAGCTCGTGTCGCCACCGCTGGGCGGCAGCGTCACCGCGCGCAGGATCGAGCCGAGAGGTGGCCGGGCAACGAAGGTGACATCGGTGTGCCACACGTCGGCGAACCCGTTGTCCGCACTGTCCAGTGCGTACACCTCGGGGTGTTTCTCGTCGACGCCGCCGACCACGGGGTGCGAGGCGGTCAGTTCGCCGAGCCGGCGCCCGAGGCGCACCTGGCCGTCGTCGTCGAGCTGTTGGTCGGCGAAGAACAACACCTTGCGGTCCACCAACGTCGCGCGCACCGCTGCGAGCTCCGCGTCGGTCGCGCCGTGCAGGTCGAGACCATACACCTCGGCGCCGAAGTACGGCCCGAGCGGGTCCAGCGTCAGATTTACGAGAGTATCGGTCATGGCGGTTCCCTTTCGATTCAGGCGGCGGCGTCACGCACGGCGTGGCCGATCGTGGCGCGGAGGGCCG
The window above is part of the Micromonospora sp. LH3U1 genome. Proteins encoded here:
- a CDS encoding TauD/TfdA dioxygenase family protein, with product MTDTLVNLTLDPLGPYFGAEVYGLDLHGATDAELAAVRATLVDRKVLFFADQQLDDDGQVRLGRRLGELTASHPVVGGVDEKHPEVYALDSADNGFADVWHTDVTFVARPPLGSILRAVTLPPSGGDTSWADSQLAYDSLAEPVRRLVDQLVAVHDGNREFGYYLAQRRGGRGNVWEGEVVTRLDPVEHPVVRVHPETGRRGIFVNPGFTSHIVGVSEAESRAILDLLYAHLTKPEHLVRHRWRSGDVVMWDNRSTAHYANRDYGGARRVVHRITLRGDRPQGTVDPWRGPVV
- a CDS encoding TetR/AcrR family transcriptional regulator — translated: MAQLTPDANTPPRRGRGRRPADQVRAEILTAAGNLLLAEGMAGFTIEKVAAHAGASRMTIYKWWPSKGALALDGYFTVVAPTLAFTDTADIVTDLTNQLVAFVHLMRDTSAGRVISQLIAQAQTDPELATAYRQRYSGPRRALAVDALTKAMARGQLRTDIDPESVVDQLWGACYHRLLVPDLPLTEDFARTLVANLIRGLR